One Bufo gargarizans isolate SCDJY-AF-19 chromosome 3, ASM1485885v1, whole genome shotgun sequence DNA segment encodes these proteins:
- the UBE2G1 gene encoding ubiquitin-conjugating enzyme E2 G1, with protein sequence MTEPQSALLLRRQLAELNKNPVEGFSAGLIDDNDLYRWEVLIIGPPDTLYEGGVFKAHLTFPRDYPLRPPKMKFITEIWHPNVDKNGDVCISILHEPGEDKYGYEKPEERWLPIHTVETIMISVISMLADPNGDSPANVDAAKEWREDRHGEFKRKVARCVRKSQETAFE encoded by the exons AACTAAATAAAAACCCAGTAGAAGGCTTCTCAGCAGGTTTAATAGATGACAATGACCTATACCGGTGGGAAGTTCTTATTATTGGTCCTCCAGACACACTATA TGAGGGTGGTGTATTCAAAGCACATCTTACTTTTCCAAGGGATTATCCCCTACGGCCGCCTAAAATGAAATTTATAACCGAAATCTGGCACCCGAATG TTGATAAGAATGGCGATGTGTGTATTTCTATTCTTCACGAGCCTGGAGAGGATAAATATGGCTATGAAAAACCAGAAGAGCGCTGGCTTCCTATTCATACAGTGGAAACTATAATGATCAGTGTCATTTCTATGCTAGCAGATCCTAATGGAGACTCCCCAGCCAATGTAGATGCAGCA AAAGAGTGGAGAGAAGATCGTCATGGAGAATTTAAGAGGAAAGTTGCCCGCTGTGTAAGAAAAAGCCAAGAGACTGCTTTTGAGTGA